Proteins from a single region of Eremothecium gossypii ATCC 10895 chromosome VI, complete sequence:
- the GMH1 gene encoding Gmh1p (Syntenic homolog of Saccharomyces cerevisiae YKR030W (GMH1)), translated as MSSLPRSMQDLREVQSKPRVPLVIRRLFKSPRNLDFEAAMWEMVHLIFKPRKAFRSAYYQRQIKHRLSRDDPSFFILQVILLIATSLTWSIGYGHTFSGFLKMMINMILVDFFLLGFTMATFFWVLLNRPQLKFRSAQDSTVEWAYCFDIHCDAFLIIWVLLYFLQFLLLPVINLHRWIGLFVGNTLYCAAIGYYFVLTFYGYSQLSFLKNVNFILLPSLFCVILYLVSLFGIDLSNYLSFSRY; from the coding sequence ATGTCGTCATTGCCGAGGTCCATGCAAGATCTGAGGGAGGTTCAGTCGAAACCTAGGGTGCCGTTGGTGATTAGGAGGCTGTTTAAGTCGCCCCGTAATCTGGATTTCGAGGCTGCAATGTGGGAAATGGTGCATTTGATCTTCAAGCCACGCAAGGCGTTTCGCTCGGCATACTACCAGCGGCAGATCAAACATCGGCTATCACGAGACGATCCCTCATTCTTTATTCTGCAGGTGATCCTGCTGATCGCCACGTCGTTGACATGGTCCATCGGGTACGGGCACACATTCAGTGGTTTTCTGAAGATGATGATCAACATGATATTAGTGGACTTTTTTCTGCTCGGGTTCACGATGGCGACCTTCTTCTGGGTACTGCTAAATCGGCCGCAGCTGAAGTTTCGGTCGGCGCAGGACTCGACCGTTGAGTGGGCATACTGTTTTGATATTCACTGCGATGCATTTCTAATAATCTGGGTTTTGCTGTACTTTCTTCAATTCCTGCTCCTGCCAGTGATCAATCTGCACAGGTGGATAGGGCTATTTGTTGGTAACACTCTATACTGCGCGGCCATTGGATACTATTTTGTGCTCACCTTCTATGGCTATAGCCAATTGTCCTTTTTGAAGAACGTCAATTTCATCTTGCTGCCCTCTCTGTTCTGTGTCATTCTGTATCTGGTGAGCTTGTTCGGTATTGATTTGTCGAACTACTTAAGTTTCTCTAGGTACTAA
- the PRM10 gene encoding pheromone-regulated protein PRM10 (Syntenic homolog of Saccharomyces cerevisiae YJL108C (PRM10) and YJL107C; YJL108C and YJL107C represent one ORF in this genome) — translation MGKNKKQAAEGEEARRGSESSGSSAEPSGAVAELPSFKKTAGGARSGLIEQDAVDTIREQTAVKFADEDEVVEQDEAAQKTEAVASESSSLADKEECDESKLDHFRKFFRRTSSRSSDEGEGGGMMERFINMTGGGMVPVVTEAPEEDEEAGPDPTAEAEAAAREIMKAHHLSSGQSVDMMSMSSSGESGFFMPVAEHYDDEYNPEQEEEQRDDMSEATYVPPPQHVRGGVLGSLLRLYQNQPGGQAPQRPGLRKSAQTLSSETLPTGESYEMPKFKAKRPRGSKIPNPIKLKRKSAMSEARITVHIADLLQRHRFILRLCKAFMMYGAPTHRLEEYMVMTSRVLEIDSQFLYLPGCMVVSFGDTITRTSEVQLVRCSQGLNLWKLHQVHSIYKQVVHDIISVEDASRTIETIMAEKNLYPAWMCVLLYGFCASMVTPFAFGGDWINLVVSFGIGCCVGLLQFIVAQRSHVYSNVFEITASIVVSFCARALGSIPNSNICFGSTVQGSLALILPGYIILCGSLELQSRSLVAGSVRMFYAIIYSLFLGFGITLGAALFGWIYRDATNETVCEKELSPWFRFIFVPGFALGLSLINQARWSQIPVMVCIACSGYVVTYWSGQHFTASTEFTASIGAFVIGIMGNLYSRIWKGLAMTAMLPGIFVQVPSGIASKSTLLSSVQSANNMVSNGTNAAVNSVDGRTSISFGITMIQVCIGISVGLFASTLVVYPFGKKRTGLFTL, via the coding sequence ATGGGCAAAAACAAAAAGCAAGCAGCAGAGGGCGAGGAGGCGCGGCGCGGGTCGGAGTCGTCAGGTTCGTCCGCGGAGCCCAGCGGCGCGGTCGCGGAGCTGCCCAGCTTCAAGAAAACGGCGGGCGGAGCGCGCAGCGGACTGATCGAGCAAGACGCAGTGGACACGATCCGCGAGCAGACGGCGGTGAAGTTTgcggacgaggacgaggtgGTGGAGCAGGATGAGGCTGCGCAGAAGACGGAGGCGGTGGCGAGCGAGAGCTCGTCGCTGGCGGACAAGGAGGAGTGCGATGAGAGCAAACTGGACCACTTCCGCAAGTTCTTCCGCCGGACgagcagccgcagcagcgacgaGGGCGAGGGCGGCGGGATGATGGAGCGCTTCATCAACATGACGGGCGGCGGGATGGTGCCGGTGGTGACGGAGGCGccggaggaggacgaggaggcTGGGCCGGATCCGACAGCCGaggcggaggcggcggcgcgggagATCATGAAGGCGCACCACCTGTCGAGCGGACAGTCGGTGGACATGATGTCGATGAGCTCGTCCGGCGAGTCAGGCTTCTTCATGCCGGTCGCGGAGCATTACGACGACGAGTACAACCcggagcaggaggaggagcagcgcGACGACATGTCCGAGGCCACGTACGTGCCTCCGCCGCAGCACGTGCGCGGGGGGGTGCTGGGCTCGCTGCTGCGACTGTACCAGAACCAGCCCGGCGGTCAGGCCCCGCAGCGCCCCGGGCTGCGCAAGAGCGCGCAGACGCTGAGCTCTGAGACGCTTCCGACCGGCGAGAGCTACGAGATGCCAAAGTTCAAGGCCAAGCGCCCGCGCGGAAGCAAAATCCCCAACCCCATCAAGCTGAAACGGAAGTCCGCGATGTCCGAGGCGAGGATCACGGTGCACATTGCAGACTTACTCCAGCGCCATCGTTTCATTCTCCGTCTGTGTAAGGCGTTTATGATGTACGGCGCGCCAACGCACCGTCTGGAGGAGTATATGGTTATGACCTCGCGCGTCCTGGAGATTGACAGTCAGTTCTTGTACCTGCCGGGTTGCATGGTCGTGTCATTCGGTGATACAATTACAAGGACCTCGGAAGTGCAGCTTGTGCGCTGTTCGCAGGGGCTCAACCTCTGGAAACTGCACCAGGTCCACTCCATCTACAAGCAAGTTGTCCACGACATCATCAGTGTCGAGGATGCAAGTCGCACAATCGAGACGATCATGGCTGAAAAGAACCTCTATCCGGCGTGGATGTGCGTGTTGCTGTACGGTTTCTGCGCAAGTATGGTGACTCCATTCGCCTTCGGAGGTGACTGGATTAACCTGGTGGTATCTTTCGGTATTGGTTGCTGCGTTGGCCTACTTCAGTTTATCGTTGCCCAGCGCTCCCATGTCTACTCAAATGTCTTTGAAATCACAGCCTCCATCGTAGTGAGTTTCTGTGCCCGTGCGCTTGGCTCCATTCCCAACTCGAATATCTGTTTCGGGTCCACTGTCCAGGGTTCCCTAGCGCTCATTCTTCCGGGCTATATCATCTTGTGCGGCTCGCTAGAACTACAGAGCCGGAGTCTTGTCGCAGGTTCCGTGCGGATGTTTTATGCCATCATCTACTCGCTCTTCCTAGGTTTCGGTATCACTCTGGGAGCCGCGCTCTTTGGTTGGATCTACCGCGATGCCACAAACGAGACCGTGTGTGAGAAAGAACTGTCGCCGTGGTTCCGCTTCATCTTTGTGCCGGGGTTTGCACTCGGCCTATCTTTGATTAACCAAGCGCGCTGGTCCCAGATCCCGGTCATGGTCTGCATTGCCTGTTCTGGTTACGTCGTCACCTACTGGTCCGGCCAGCATTTCACTGCTTCTACGGAGTTCACCGCCTCCATCGGTGCCTTTGTTATTGGAATCATGGGCAACTTGTACTCCCGTATTTGGAAAGGTCTTGCTATGACTGCCATGTTGCCTGGCATATTTGTTCAGGTGCCATCTGGTATTGCCTCGAAGAGCACTCTGCTATCCAGTGTGCAGAGCGCCAACAACATGGTCAGTAACGGCACAAACGCCGCTGTGAATAGTGTGGATGGCAGGACGTCCATATCGTTCGGTATCACCATGATTCAGGTCTGTATCGGTATTTCCGTCGGTCTTTTCGCATCGACACTGGTGGTTTATCCATTCGGAAAGAAACGCACCGGTCTTTTCACCTTGTAA
- the UTP10 gene encoding snoRNA-binding rRNA-processing protein UTP10 (Syntenic homolog of Saccharomyces cerevisiae YJL109C (UTP10)), with protein MSSLKEQLAQVAASNATVALDRKRRQKLHSASLIYNPKTAATQDYDFIFDNATSALEELVEIDVRFKVFSRSLFSASSVNIDRNTQTKEQVRTLDQAVNAYLMLASAWWHLTPTLHATEWLVRRFQIHVHNAEMLLLSTLNYYQSPVFKRILNIVKLPPLFSSLANFAKAESVPSNLTIVKLFNDMDFLTLYTSYVGKVVKQKVTYTNQLLFNSCAFINLVAFNSNSEEKLERLVPILLEVCAKLLASPSDDCQMAAHTVLVVLVTALPLKKQILLAATETILANLADSASTKRCAFVTVCKLFQTLKGHGNVDQLPANIYTLFDSKISNDCLIDFLSKKETPADKFVTSYVRSIARYDHGKLNSIVSILKQVKLEKFEVRLIITDLIHLSELLEDKSQLIQLFEFFISIDEDMVLRCLHSLNLTGELFEIRLTTSLFSAERIEPVNGEDVVKGLEASKVAGLAGGAQPFTEFLNKNSAYICTKNISLLVEDDEQASKLLSLFVESVGKKYQPGLFLSSFFTTLESRITFLLRIIVSPGAPVALRLISVSNLSKLIHTIGNDTNVFTLVPVLIVALTDISKNVRAAVKKVLHQISKRPFTKRYFLNDKIYGEGQSVPMLNPKESESWLKTFLDGYLVENYDISQLLIPKKNEKMYLLFWANQALYMPLPQPKLVLMRFLARHESFSSTYSQLWENFLSSYLEQRPQWELKCSKNKTNFCEFESVLVLLLSKKEKNPAAIEFLLGALKSPFEQLASIMAKRLIEIYPTLKQPVQCQIVQDIIESTASADLSYDSIETLQSLALSADVVVSVIKQNMINVDETSNIIKKRRRRSSASNKAALQKEEVSRIAEIHLRKLTILLEALDKIKVQGSEALLTSLFDILADLDTLDNDGGLPVLYAQETLASCMLHTIDSLRATGATPKLRSVRTDILVAAIRASSSPQVQNKLLLVISALALLNPELVLHSIMPIFTFMGAHSLRQDDEFSTMVVEKTVKTVVPALLESGSSSMTDEIEFLLMSFSTAFSHVPKHRRVRLFTTLIKTLQPSSSIAPFLFLLSQQFSAKVENFEIAESKSILEFSRSFMSKFAVLDQLTGIAGLFELVKLLSEPDLKDKTSPRTLLSNGILNYTPSEMFNYKRNTFDFMDKILAEDNQGGNKGENNLKLKLLSALLDPQTEEQVKSDVKDQFAKVLQHNLVFINNVEELCSTQDLTEQGKSDGDESGSEPDNDNPVADMTEILFSLLGHILDLLPISTFVESILPLLGKDTEDIIRKHLTLVIGTKFESEPNSSATYANMTASSLLAIVTDEAEAPGVVQAALNTTSTLVSKFGDRLDASTLTECLKIGVQKLNSSSTDIVVSALAVLTNTVHVLGVKSIGFYAKIVPRALAIFDSVQDTKSDLRKEVQLSVVLLFAAMMKRIPSFLQSNLKDVMRAIFFADEVQNSISLYVISLLVQQLDLKEVLKTLYRIWTTDISKTGNSVAVSLFLTTLESTVEAIDKKSATSQSPTFFKLLLAMFEYRSVSTFDNNTISRIEASVHQIANIYVLKLNDKIFRPLFALTVRWAFDGESVSNLQITKVERLTAFFKFFNKLQESLKSIITSYFTYLLEPTNALLNDFHSGAVSDTNLRRLTLTALTASFKYDRDEYWKSTARFELLAESLVNQLANIEDSIGKYLVKAIAALASNNAGVDEHSKLLHRALVEHMKASCATSQKLWAVKATKLIYAKVGEHWLVLLPQLVPVIAELLEDDDEEVEQEVRTGLVKVVETVLGEPFDRYLT; from the coding sequence ATGTCGTCGCTAAAAGAGCAGCTAGCGCAAGTGGCTGCGAGCAACGCTACGGTTGCGTTAGACCGAAAGAGAAGACAGAAGTTGCACTCGGCTTCGTTGATCTACAACCCCAAGACGGCTGCGACCCAGGATTATGATTTTATCTTTGATAACGCCACCAGCGCTCTGGAGGAACTGGTTGAGATCGATGTGCGCTTCAAGGTCTTCAGCCGTTCCTTGTTCAGTGCGTCGTCGGTGAACATCGACAGAAACACGCAGACCAAGGAGCAAGTACGGACTCTAGACCAAGCGGTAAATGCGTATCTGATGCTTGCGTCTGCATGGTGGCATCTGACCCCTACATTGCATGCGACCGAGTGGCTGGTGCGACGCTTCCAGATCCACGTGCACAACGCGGAGATGCTGCTACTGTCGACCCTCAACTACTACCAGTCGCCGGTATTCAAGCGCATTTTGAATATTGTGAAGCTTCCCCCTCTTTTCAGTTCGCTCGCAAACTTTGCAAAGGCCGAGAGCGTTCCGTCCAACCTCACAATCGTGAAGCTGTTTAATGACATGGACTTTCTGACGCTTTACACGAGCTACGTGGGCAAAGTGGTGAAGCAGAAGGTCACTTACACCAACCAACTGCTTTTTAATTCATGTGCGTTCATTAACCTAGTTGCATTTAACTCGAATAGCGAAGAGAAGCTAGAGCGTTTGGTTCCGATTCTGTTAGAAGTCTGCGCAAAGCTTCTGGCCTCGCCTTCTGATGATTGTCAGATGGCGGCACATACTGTGTTGGTTGTTCTAGTCACGGCCTTGCCATTGAAAAAGCAGATACTGCTAGCAGCTACTGAAACCATATTGGCCAACCTCGCCGATAGCGCTTCCACCAAGCGTTGTGCATTTGTCACTGTGTGCAAGCTCTTCCAGACTCTGAAGGGCCATGGTAACGTAGACCAACTGCCAGCTAATATCTACACTCTTTTTGATTCGAAGATATCGAACGACTGCCTAATTGACTTTCTCTCCAAGAAGGAGACACCAGCAGATAAGTTTGTCACATCATATGTTCGTTCTATTGCAAGGTATGACCATGGCAAGCTAAATTCTATTGTCTCCATTCTCAAGCAGGTAAAGCTCGAGAAGTTTGAGGTCAGACTAATCATAACAGACTTGATCCACTTGTCTGAGCTACTGGAGGATAAATCGCAATTGATCCAACTTTTTGAGTTCTTTATTTCTATTGATGAAGACATGGTTTTAAGGTGCCTACATTCGCTCAACCTGACTGGGGAATTATTCGAAATCAGGCTAACTACGTCATTGTTCTCTGCTGAAAGAATTGAGCCGGTGAACGGGGAAGACGTGGTTAAAGGACTAGAAGCTTCGAAGGTTGCCGGTTTGGCTGGGGGAGCTCAGCCGTTCACGGAGTTTTTGAATAAGAACTCCGCGTACATATGTACTAAGAACATTTCGCTACTGGTAGAGGATGATGAACAAGCTTCGAAATTACTATCTCTTTTCGTGGAATCGGTTGGCAAAAAGTACCAACCAgggctcttcctatcatcATTTTTTACAACTTTAGAGAGCAGAATCACCTTCCTGCTGAGAATTATTGTATCCCCAGGCGCTCCAGTTGCCTTAAGGCTGATCTCCGTCTCCAACCTATCGAAGCTAATACATACTATTGGCAATGACACCAATGTTTTCACGCTGGTTCCCGTTCTGATTGTAGCACTTACGGACATATCGAAGAACGTTAGAGCGGCGGTCAAGAAGGTTTTACATCAGATTTCCAAGAGACCTTTCACTAAACGTTACTTTTTGAATGATAAGATATACGGTGAAGGCCAAAGTGTACCCATGTTGAACCCCAAAGAGAGTGAGAGTTGGTTAAAGACTTTCTTGGATGGTTATCTCGTTGAGAACTATGACATATCTCAGTTACTAATACCAAAAAAGAATGAGAAAATGTACTTACTATTCTGGGCTAATCAAGCTCTTTACATGCCGTTGCCACAGCCTAAACTAGTATTGATGCGTTTCCTAGCCAGGCACGAGTCTTTTTCCTCAACCTATTCTCAACTCTGGGAGAACTTCCTATCATCATATTTGGAACAACGTCCTCAATGGGAGCTTAAGTGCTCCAAGAATAAGACCAACTTCTGTGAATTTGAATCTGTATTGGTTTTATTGCTATCAAAGAAAGAAAAGAACCCAGCGGCAATAGAATTCCTTCTCGGCGCGCTTAAATCACCGTTCGAGCAACTCGCCTCCATCATGGCCAAAAGACTCATTGAAATATACCCTACACTAAAGCAACCTGTTCAATGTCAGATTGTTCAAGATATCATTGAGTCGACAGCATCTGCTGATTTATCATACGATTCGATTGAGACTTTACAATCCTTGGCGTTGAGTGCAGACGTTGTGGTCTCCGTAATCAAACAAAATATGATTAACGTTGATGAGACTTCTAATATCATAAAGAAAAGAAGAAGACGCTCTTCAGCAAGTAACAAGGCGGCCTTGCAAAAGGAGGAAGTCTCTCGAATTGCGGAAATCCACTTGAGGAAACTAACTATCCTCTTGGAGGCATTGGACAAGATCAAGGTCCAAGGCAGCGAAGCCTTGCTAACCTCGCTTTTCGATATTCTTGCTGACTTGGATACTCTGGACAACGACGGCGGTCTACCAGTGTTGTACGCTCAAGAAACCTTGGCATCATGTATGCTTCATACCATTGACTCCTTGCGCGCTACAGGGGCCACTCCAAAACTACGATCCGTGAGAACTGATATCCTGGTCGCTGCTATTAGAGCATCATCATCCCCACAAGTGCAGAACAAACTGTTATTGGTAATTAGCGCGTTGGCGCTGCTGAATCCCGAATTGGTGTTGCATTCAATAATGCCCATCTTCACATTTATGGGTGCTCATTCGCTACGCCAAGATGACGAGTTCTCTACGATGGTTGTCGAAAAGACAGTGAAGACAGTTGTTCCTGCCTTGTTGGAATCCGGGTCATCCAGTATGACTGACGAAATTGAGTTCCTATTGATGAGCTTTTCTACCGCCTTCTCACATGTGCCCAAGCATAGACGGGTAAGGTTGTTTACCACTTTGATTAAGACACTGCAACCTTCCTCTTCAATTGCTCCATTTTTGTTCTTGTTGTCCCAGCAGTTTTCCGCCAAAGTGGAAAACTTTGAAATCGCAGAGTCTAAGTCCATCTTGGAGTTCTCCAGAAGCTTCATGTCCAAATTTGCTGTCTTAGATCAGCTCACCGGCATTGCTGGACTTTTTGAACTAGTGAAACTCCTATCGGAACCTGATTTGAAAGACAAGACCTCCCCTCGGACCCTTCTAAGCAACGGTATCTTGAATTATACACCATCAGAAATGTTCAACTATAAAAGGAACACATTTGATTTCATGGACAAGATACTTGCTGAGGATAACCAAGGTGGCAATAAGGGTGAGAATAACTTGAAACTGAAGCTTCTTTCGGCTTTATTGGATCCACAGACAGAGGAGCAAGTCAAGTCGGATGTGAAAGATCAATTCGCCAAAGTTCTGCAACACAACCTTGTCTTTATTAATAATGTCGAAGAACTGTGCAGCACGCAAGATTTAACTGAGCAAGGGAAGTCAGATGGCGATGAGTCTGGCTCCGAACCGGACAATGATAATCCAGTAGCGGATATGACGGAGATCCTGTTCAGTTTACTCGGTCATATCCTTGACCTCCTCCCTATATCGACATTTGTTGAATCTATATTGCCATTGCTTGGCAAGGACACCGAGGATATCATTAGAAAACATCTCACTCTGGTTATTGGGACCAAGTTCGAAAGTGAGCCAAACTCATCCGCCACTTATGCCAACATGACTGCGTCCTCGTTACTTGCTATTGTAACGGATGAAGCAGAGGCACCGGGCGTTGTGCAGGCAGCATTGAATACTACCTCCACCCTGGTGAGTAAGTTTGGTGATAGGCTGGACGCTAGTACCCTGACTGAATGCCTGAAGATCGGAGTCCAAAAATTGAATTCTTCGAGCACCGATATTGTGGTTTCTGCTCTCGCTGTGCTAACAAACACCGTCCATGTCCTGGGTGTCAAGTCCATCGGCTTCTACGCCAAAATTGTTCCAAGGGCCCTCGCTATCTTTGACTCTGTGCAGGATACCAAATCCGACCTGAGGAAGGAAGTCCAGTTATCTGTGGTATTACTCTTTGCGGCTATGATGAAGCGCATTCCATCGTTCTTGCAGTCTAACCTCAAAGATGTCATGCGCGCGATCTTCTTTGCGGATGAAGTCCAGAACTCCATTAGTTTGTACGTGATTTCCCTTCTAGTGCAGCAGCTAGACTTGAAAGAGGTCCTGAAAACGCTCTATAGGATATGGACTACTGATATCAGCAAAACAGGTAATTCGGTAGCAGTGTCACTCTTCCTGACCACGTTGGAGTCCACCGTCGAGGCCATTGACAAAAAGTCCGCGACTTCTCAGTCGCCAACCTTCTTCAAGCTGCTATTGGCCATGTTTGAGTATCGGTCCGTCAGCACTTTCGATAATAACACCATCAGTCGTATTGAGGCTTCAGTCCACCAGATTGCAAACATATATGTGTTGAAGCTCAATGACAAGATCTTCCGTCCGTTGTTTGCACTCACGGTGCGCTGGGCATTCGACGGAGAGAGTGTCTCGAACCTCCAGATAACCAAGGTCGAGCGCCTCACTGCCTTCTTCAAGTTCTTCAACAAGCTACAGGAGAGTCTGAAGTCCATCATCACCTCCTACTTCACCTATCTACTAGAGCCTACCAACGCCCTGCTCAACGACTTCCATTCCGGTGCGGTCTCGGACACAAACCTACGCCGCCTCACGCTCACCGCGCTCACCGCATCCTTCAAGTACGACCGCGACGAGTACTGGAAGTCCACTGCCCGCTTCGAGCTCCTTGCCGAAAGCCTCGTCAACCAGCTGGCCAACATAGAGGATTCGATCGGCAAGTACCTGGTAAAGGCAATCGCAGCGCTGGCTTCCAACAATGCAGGTGTCGATGAGCACAGCAAGCTGCTGCATCGCGCCCTAGTCGAGCACATGAAGGCCTCCTGTGCCACTTCGCAGAAGCTGTGGGCTGTTAAAGCCACGAAGCTGATATATGCAAAGGTTGGTGAGCATTGGCTGGTTCTACTGCCGCAATTGGTCCCAGTCATTGCAGAATTACTGGAagacgacgacgaggaaGTCGAACAAGAGGTCAGAACAGGCCTAGTAAAGGTCGTGGAAACCGTCCTTGGCGAGCCGTTCGATAGATATTTGACATGA
- a CDS encoding AFR072Wp (NOHBY623; No homolog in Saccharomyces cerevisiae; Syntenic homolog of Kluyveromyces lactis KLLA0F21252g), translated as MQNRPSIVVCEHHRSTRGERTGSHGRPGINRVNSSAPPSKLRGNGEVTGTVELYPVLENQEESATTRSSACTGPTPRKQVKEFRIPNKLNAERIVNGKLLQKRLKPSLLDTETRRGYSAFEHTNPRGMHAPLNIYFNGHGKATPATNAAMYREQPRAGTWKYRPGYLGPPSAARALPTDRKNFFRIGIDTSPLTERNGHYSSVLPGGASTDVECDDDVPAACKIELTINDDIQSPGVLDENEIGTNTRDSSTAHMSQLNRTPDSPSSQVDPHLENKPILDYFSGMIATFRDGSLQAKNKANALKSRFASYTEAAKLSQTVLPDKLNSTDFTKSPSPEGDAAGQSPLQRSDFMASTPRTLQKLYVEFENLNSKRDDLADGPIELKFWLKQDFSTRLLQDQLNNELRMIQRFSSSGQTIMVNQVTSFLKRQGSRDITDDEYQSLTIQSSPKVSKEGSNCSPSYNFEDLISGKKWPPERPGKSSVFHQIKDDRLRYNLEETYAIAENLWKKAEIGQLEMVSNKVHLSRHTGCVSR; from the coding sequence ATGCAAAACCGCCCCTCCATAGTTGTTTGTGAACATCATAGATCTACCAGGGGGGAGAGGACAGGAAGCCACGGCAGACCAGGCATCAACCGAGTAAATTCGTCTGCCCCCCCTAGTAAACTAAGAGGGAATGGAGAGGTAACTGGCACTGTCGAGCTTTATCCGGTATTGGAGAACCAGGAAGAGTCTGCCACAACTCGGTCGAGCGCTTGCACCGGGCCGACTCCCAGAAAACAGGTCAAGGAGTTTAGAATTCCCAACAAACTGAATGCAGAACGTATAGTCAATGGGAAGTTGCTCCAGAAGCGGCTCAAGCCATCCCTGCTTGACACCGAAACGCGGAGGGGTTATTCAGCCTTTGAACATACAAACCCAAGGGGAATGCATGCCCCATTGAACATATACTTTAATGGCCATGGGAAAGCCACCCCAGCAACCAATGCAGCGATGTATCGCGAGCAGCCCAGGGCTGGGACCTGGAAATATAGGCCCGGCTACTTAGGACCACCATCTGCAGCTCGGGCTCTGCCTACAGATAGGAAGAACTTCTTCCGAATTGGTATCGACACTAGCCCGCTGACAGAGCGCAATGGGCACTACAGTAGTGTGCTTCCTGGTGGCGCATCAACGGACGTGGAATGTGATGATGATGTTCCGGCTGCATGTAAAATTGAGCTCACCATAAATGATGATATTCAATCACCGGGAGTTTTGGATGAAAACGAGATCGGGACTAATACCAGGGACTCGAGCACTGCCCACATGTCGCAACTGAATCGTACCCCAGATTCACCGTCATCGCAAGTTGACCCGCACCTTGAAAACAAACCAATCCTCGACTACTTTAGCGGCATGATTGCAACGTTTCGTGATGGATCACTTCAAGCGAAGAACAAGGCGAATGCCCTCAAGTCAAGGTTCGCCTCTTATACTGAAGCAGCCAAGCTTTCGCAAACCGTTCTCCCTGACAAGCTCAACTCAACTGACTTCACGAAATCCCCGTCCCCTGAAGGAGATGCCGCTGGGCAGTCTCCACTACAGAGGTCGGATTTTATGGCATCCACCCCCCGGACACTCCAGAAGCTCTATGTTGAATTTGAGAATTTGAATAGTAAACGGGACGATCTTGCGGACGGGCCTATTGAATTGAAGTTCTGGTTAAAACAAGATTTCTCGACGCGCTTACTGCAGGATCAGTTAAATAATGAACTTCGCATGATACAAAGGTTCTCGTCATCAGGACAGACCATAATGGTCAACCAGGTGACTAGTTTTTTGAAGAGACAGGGCAGCCGCGACATCACAGACGATGAATATCAAAGTCTAACAATCCAATCGTCTCCCAAGGTTTCAAAAGAGGGTAGTAATTGCTCCCCTAGTTACAATTTTGAAGATCTAATTAGCGGAAAAAAGTGGCCTCCGGAGCGCCCAGGTAAGAGCAGTGTATTCCACCAAATAAAAGATGATCGACTTCGCTACAACCTCGAAGAGACATATGCCATTGCTGAAAACCTATGGAAGAAGGCAGAGATTGGACAGTTAGAGATGGTCTCGAATAAAGTCCATTTAAGTAGACATACTGGGTGTGTATCGCGGTAA